In Prochlorococcus marinus str. MIT 1214, one DNA window encodes the following:
- a CDS encoding SemiSWEET transporter yields the protein MNHLNYIDLFGFSAALLTTIAFLPQLYKTWQTKSADDVSLVMLILFITGLFCWIIYGLKINSIPILVANIITFIFNFSILVLKISYIKNK from the coding sequence ATGAATCATTTAAATTATATAGATTTATTTGGATTTTCAGCTGCTTTACTTACTACTATTGCTTTTTTGCCTCAGTTATATAAAACATGGCAAACGAAATCAGCAGATGATGTTTCGTTGGTAATGTTAATTCTTTTCATAACAGGTCTTTTTTGTTGGATTATTTACGGCTTAAAGATCAATTCCATTCCTATTTTAGTTGCCAATATAATCACCTTTATTTTTAATTTTTCTATATTAGTTTTAAAAATTTCATATATAAAAAACAAATAA
- the psbF gene encoding cytochrome b559 subunit beta, long form, giving the protein MNTLKLLLVLSPVIFTLAFADYWLRRWGVFVWDNGPTIKNEQVWEDTAIVADKGRPAGGYPVFTVRTLAVNALGIPTVFFLGAIFAMQFIRRGVINA; this is encoded by the coding sequence ATGAACACACTTAAATTATTGCTGGTTCTTTCTCCAGTTATTTTTACTCTTGCCTTTGCTGATTATTGGTTGCGTAGATGGGGGGTATTTGTCTGGGATAATGGCCCAACTATTAAAAACGAGCAAGTTTGGGAAGATACTGCAATTGTTGCTGATAAAGGAAGACCAGCAGGTGGCTATCCAGTTTTCACTGTTAGGACTTTGGCGGTGAATGCATTGGGTATTCCAACAGTATTTTTCCTTGGTGCAATTTTTGCAATGCAATTTATTCGCCGCGGTGTAATAAACGCTTAA
- the fldA gene encoding flavodoxin FldA, translating into MTVGIYFATTTGKTEDIAERLHGLLDSAEGPVDISDVDDLSELAGHDGVICGIPTWNTGADSERSGTAWDSILEDIGELDLSGKKVAIFGLGDSSTYTENYCDAMEELHRYFKQAGASMVGYTSKSDYTFDESKSVVGEEFCGLPLDEDSESDMTDERLSGWAEKLKGEMF; encoded by the coding sequence ATGACTGTAGGAATCTACTTTGCTACAACAACAGGTAAAACCGAAGATATAGCGGAAAGGCTGCACGGCTTACTTGACTCTGCTGAAGGTCCAGTGGATATTTCAGATGTCGATGACCTTAGTGAATTAGCTGGACATGATGGGGTTATTTGTGGAATCCCTACATGGAACACCGGTGCTGACTCTGAGAGATCAGGAACTGCTTGGGACTCAATCCTTGAAGACATTGGAGAGCTAGATCTCAGCGGTAAGAAAGTTGCGATTTTTGGTTTGGGTGATTCATCTACTTACACCGAAAACTACTGCGATGCAATGGAAGAACTTCATAGATACTTCAAGCAAGCAGGTGCTTCAATGGTTGGATACACTTCTAAAAGCGATTACACTTTTGACGAGTCAAAAAGTGTAGTTGGTGAAGAATTCTGCGGATTACCTCTTGACGAGGACAGTGAATCAGACATGACTGATGAAAGGCTTTCAGGATGGGCTGAAAAACTAAAAGGCGAAATGTTTTAG
- a CDS encoding CopG family transcriptional regulator has protein sequence MNSNNCSDQNVSINVNLSLKNETLRMLIEMANDMGASLEDVISSITEDSVIDLEILQDDLGIVIIPEKCSKQDLINSI, from the coding sequence ATGAACTCAAATAATTGCTCAGATCAAAACGTTTCTATTAACGTAAATCTCTCTTTAAAAAATGAGACTTTGCGCATGTTAATAGAGATGGCAAACGATATGGGTGCAAGTCTTGAGGATGTAATAAGCTCAATAACTGAAGACTCGGTAATTGATTTAGAGATCCTTCAGGATGATCTAGGCATAGTTATCATCCCAGAAAAATGCAGCAAGCAAGATTTAATAAATTCGATTTAA
- a CDS encoding ArnT family glycosyltransferase, translating to MKSLTNSFSPNKKQRRRGLLCILFLGLILFVWQLGKTGLVDETPPLFAAASRAMVETGNWLTPQVNGLPRFDKPPLVYWLMGLGYLIPENISWDPLGAWAARLPSALSTIFLMLVLGDTMMKYPQDENNFNRRTAVVTTLIFALSPLVIIWGRIAVSDALLCSTLGICLLLKWRRFANPEGEIWWLSWIFLSLAVLTKGPVALVLSGLTILFFSLFQNNFLEILKILRVLPGLFIVFVISFPWYLIELLIEGKPFLDSFFGYHNLQRFTSVVNSHGEPWWFFLIVLCIASLPLTPFLLISIWKNLCNISKRSRRIIKKPDQSLFEFSFFWLSAVFVFFTISVTKLPSYWLPATPAASVLISLSLTNNIKEEFLKSFAWKFTIFISILFSLFLFFSKFWIQLLNDPEIPNFSEELTNSFLIEKAGFIFLLIAVLGIIFSSRKIYGKLLILQIPIFLSHFLIVLPTFDLADRLRQLPLRQASELLLNSQNRNEPLVMIGAMKPSIHFYTNQIIVFEGRSKNALVNVSDRLKNEKRRGWKGRPIYGSNGSETTLLLIDKRSVEKSYWQGLNPKVLGNFGVYSVWRLNRETLERRAKYLKTEGVISTWKNPRPERF from the coding sequence TTGAAAAGTTTAACTAACTCTTTTTCCCCAAATAAAAAACAAAGAAGACGTGGTCTTCTTTGTATTTTATTTCTTGGTTTAATACTTTTTGTTTGGCAATTAGGAAAAACTGGTTTAGTCGATGAAACACCACCTTTGTTTGCTGCAGCCAGCAGAGCAATGGTAGAAACGGGTAATTGGTTAACACCTCAAGTAAATGGATTACCTCGATTTGATAAGCCTCCTTTGGTTTATTGGTTAATGGGGCTGGGATATTTAATCCCAGAGAATATTTCTTGGGATCCATTAGGTGCCTGGGCTGCCAGACTGCCTTCTGCATTATCAACAATTTTTTTAATGCTTGTTTTAGGGGACACAATGATGAAATATCCCCAAGATGAAAATAATTTCAATAGAAGAACAGCTGTTGTTACTACGCTGATATTTGCGTTGTCACCTTTGGTAATAATTTGGGGGAGAATTGCTGTAAGTGATGCACTCCTATGCAGCACTCTAGGAATTTGTTTACTTCTTAAATGGAGAAGATTTGCTAATCCAGAAGGAGAAATTTGGTGGTTGTCTTGGATTTTTTTGTCATTAGCAGTTTTAACTAAAGGTCCTGTTGCCTTGGTTTTATCAGGATTAACAATTTTATTTTTTTCATTATTTCAAAATAATTTTCTTGAAATCTTAAAAATATTGAGGGTACTTCCAGGACTTTTTATTGTTTTTGTTATAAGTTTTCCTTGGTACTTAATTGAATTATTAATAGAGGGAAAACCTTTTTTAGATAGTTTTTTTGGATATCATAATCTTCAAAGGTTTACCTCAGTAGTAAATTCTCATGGAGAACCTTGGTGGTTTTTTTTAATAGTTTTATGTATAGCTTCTTTGCCTCTTACGCCATTTTTATTAATCAGTATTTGGAAGAATTTATGCAATATATCTAAACGTTCTAGAAGAATTATTAAAAAACCAGATCAGTCATTATTTGAGTTTTCATTTTTTTGGTTAAGCGCTGTTTTTGTCTTCTTTACTATTTCAGTTACAAAGCTTCCGAGCTATTGGCTTCCAGCTACTCCTGCGGCATCAGTTTTAATATCACTTTCCTTAACGAATAATATTAAAGAGGAATTTTTAAAATCTTTTGCTTGGAAATTTACAATATTTATATCAATACTGTTTTCTCTATTTCTCTTCTTTTCAAAGTTTTGGATTCAGCTTCTTAACGATCCTGAGATTCCAAATTTCTCAGAAGAATTAACCAATAGCTTTTTAATTGAAAAAGCCGGATTTATTTTTCTTTTAATTGCTGTTCTAGGAATAATATTTTCCTCTAGAAAAATATATGGAAAACTATTGATTTTGCAAATACCTATATTTTTATCCCATTTTCTGATTGTTTTACCAACTTTTGATTTGGCAGATAGATTAAGACAACTACCTTTAAGACAAGCCTCAGAATTACTTTTAAATTCTCAAAATAGAAATGAGCCATTAGTAATGATAGGAGCTATGAAGCCCTCAATTCATTTTTATACTAATCAGATCATTGTTTTTGAGGGTCGATCTAAAAATGCTTTAGTAAATGTTTCAGATCGACTAAAAAATGAAAAGCGAAGAGGGTGGAAAGGAAGGCCAATATATGGATCCAATGGCTCAGAAACTACTCTTTTACTTATTGATAAAAGATCAGTGGAAAAATCTTATTGGCAAGGACTTAATCCAAAAGTCTTAGGTAATTTTGGTGTCTATAGCGTTTGGAGACTTAATAGAGAAACTCTTGAAAGACGAGCTAAATATTTGAAAACAGAGGGAGTTATTTCTACTTGGAAAAATCCTAGACCGGAAAGATTTTAA